From a single Aneurinibacillus sp. REN35 genomic region:
- a CDS encoding DinB family protein, whose protein sequence is MKHHAAQLYQYHVWANTRIIEHVKSLPQDIYCMEVQGAFSSLQEAINHIYMMDAMWLGVMSGDSFSKSRERLSELMEEVAGKDIEQMEAMCLALSQQYKAFLQNHENLDMPFTIEHPHFGRLETKRSELIQHVVNHGTYHRGQITDILRQVGHSGIPTDYIFYVYAREQG, encoded by the coding sequence ATGAAGCATCACGCAGCGCAGCTTTACCAATATCACGTCTGGGCAAACACAAGAATCATCGAACATGTCAAAAGCTTACCGCAAGATATTTACTGTATGGAGGTGCAGGGTGCTTTTTCTTCCCTTCAAGAAGCAATAAATCATATATACATGATGGATGCTATGTGGTTAGGTGTAATGTCTGGTGACAGCTTTTCTAAGAGTAGAGAGCGATTGAGTGAGCTGATGGAAGAGGTAGCAGGAAAGGACATTGAACAGATGGAAGCGATGTGCCTTGCATTATCACAACAGTATAAAGCTTTTTTGCAGAACCACGAAAATCTGGACATGCCGTTTACCATTGAACATCCTCACTTTGGCCGATTAGAAACGAAACGATCTGAATTAATACAGCACGTTGTAAACCACGGAACCTACCATCGCGGGCAAATCACGGATATATTGCGGCAAGTAGGCCACTCTGGTATTCCGACTGATTATATTTTTTATGTGTATGCAAGAGAACAGGGATAA
- a CDS encoding ArsB/NhaD family transporter: protein MEQQAIIAIGVFLVTYALIISEKIHRTIVAMLGGALMVVLGIVDQETAIHHIDFNTLGLLTGMMIIVAITAQTGLFKFIAIWSAKKVHGEPVKILIALSLITAIGSAFLDNVTTVLLMVPVTFSITRQLRINPIPFLIAEILTANIGGTATMIGDPPNIMIGSAVKELTFVAFINNLTLISLLILVVTVAILALLYRKQIRTTDELKVGLMNLNERDEITDTALLKKCLLILALTIGGFFVHQIFHVESATVALLGAFVLLLLTGEHYLEDALTKVEWTTIFFFVGLFVLVSGLVETGVIAQLATKAIELTQGNLVATSLLILWMSAIASAFVDNIPFVATMIPMIQEMGKMGISDLEPLWWSLALGACLGGNGTLIGASANLIVAGMAAKEGHNISFLRFLWVGFPLMILSVLMATVYIYLRYLV from the coding sequence ATGGAACAACAAGCAATCATAGCCATTGGAGTTTTTCTGGTTACATATGCATTAATTATCTCCGAGAAAATCCACCGTACAATCGTTGCCATGCTAGGGGGCGCGTTGATGGTGGTTCTTGGTATTGTGGATCAGGAAACAGCCATTCATCACATTGACTTCAATACACTTGGCCTGTTGACCGGAATGATGATTATTGTCGCAATCACAGCGCAAACTGGACTATTCAAATTCATTGCGATCTGGTCCGCCAAGAAGGTACACGGGGAACCGGTTAAAATCCTGATCGCGCTCAGCTTGATCACAGCTATCGGCTCCGCGTTTCTTGATAATGTAACGACAGTATTGCTTATGGTTCCGGTAACATTCAGCATTACACGTCAACTGCGTATCAATCCGATCCCATTCCTCATTGCGGAAATACTGACAGCCAATATCGGCGGCACCGCAACAATGATCGGGGACCCGCCAAACATTATGATCGGCAGTGCTGTTAAGGAATTAACATTTGTTGCATTCATCAATAACTTAACATTGATCTCTCTTCTTATTCTTGTGGTTACCGTTGCTATTCTTGCGCTCCTTTACCGCAAACAGATCCGGACGACTGATGAGTTAAAAGTGGGATTGATGAATTTAAATGAAAGAGATGAGATTACAGATACCGCCCTGCTCAAGAAGTGTCTGCTTATTCTTGCGCTGACAATCGGCGGCTTCTTCGTTCACCAAATCTTTCACGTGGAATCAGCCACGGTCGCTTTGCTCGGGGCATTCGTTCTGCTGCTTCTGACCGGAGAACATTACTTAGAAGATGCCTTAACCAAGGTGGAATGGACGACGATCTTCTTCTTCGTAGGTTTATTCGTACTTGTATCAGGCCTTGTGGAGACGGGAGTTATTGCCCAGTTAGCTACCAAAGCTATTGAGCTGACGCAAGGCAATCTTGTTGCAACGTCCCTTCTTATCTTATGGATGAGTGCCATTGCATCCGCATTCGTAGACAATATCCCCTTCGTTGCAACCATGATTCCGATGATTCAAGAAATGGGGAAAATGGGAATTAGTGATTTAGAGCCGCTCTGGTGGAGCCTTGCTCTTGGCGCATGTCTAGGCGGAAATGGTACGCTGATCGGTGCGAGCGCCAACTTAATTGTCGCGGGCATGGCTGCTAAGGAAGGACATAATATTTCATTCCTTCGATTCCTTTGGGTTGGCTTCCCGCTTATGATTTTGTCTGTTTTGATGGCCACTGTATATATCTACCTGCGCTATCTTGTATAA
- a CDS encoding DUF5665 domain-containing protein, translating to MEKNISSSVLKNDRLRMRIQERETWFANRGEKLRLIRAIENYQHPRRRLLVNILALASFAVGLSVGTVLVITLIVMILNTFISLPIIGQSINELLEWVERFKSVRA from the coding sequence ATGGAGAAGAATATCTCATCCTCTGTTCTAAAAAATGATCGGCTGCGGATGCGTATTCAAGAGCGTGAGACATGGTTCGCCAACCGCGGCGAGAAGCTGCGGCTTATTCGCGCAATCGAAAACTACCAGCATCCAAGGCGACGTCTTCTGGTGAACATACTGGCTTTGGCTTCATTTGCAGTAGGCCTCAGCGTAGGCACTGTACTCGTCATTACGCTTATTGTGATGATATTAAACACATTCATTTCCCTGCCGATAATCGGTCAGTCTATCAATGAACTGTTGGAGTGGGTAGAACGCTTTAAATCCGTCCGAGCATAA
- a CDS encoding CDP-alcohol phosphatidyltransferase family protein produces the protein MNSILRSIPNSFTLGNLVCGIFSLTFAMNEFYKMAAFLILLAALCDVFDGKLARMLRVDSPMGVELDSLADIVSFGVAPAILVHTMNSPSLLLTLAFIAFPIAGAWRLGRFNIKPTIGYYMGVPITLAGLIVAVLALFSFSSPLLMLLLAILMVSPIRIPKL, from the coding sequence ATGAATTCGATTCTCAGGTCTATTCCTAACAGTTTTACACTTGGAAATCTCGTATGCGGGATTTTTTCACTTACGTTTGCAATGAATGAATTTTATAAAATGGCGGCCTTCCTGATTTTGCTCGCCGCATTATGCGATGTATTCGACGGTAAGCTCGCACGTATGCTGCGTGTAGATAGCCCGATGGGAGTTGAACTTGACTCTCTAGCTGATATCGTAAGCTTTGGTGTGGCACCTGCCATTCTCGTCCATACAATGAATTCGCCCTCCCTTCTGCTCACCTTGGCATTCATCGCTTTTCCGATTGCCGGAGCTTGGCGTCTGGGCCGTTTCAATATTAAGCCAACCATCGGCTATTATATGGGTGTCCCTATTACACTGGCCGGATTGATCGTCGCTGTATTAGCATTGTTCTCCTTTTCTAGCCCGCTGCTTATGCTCTTGCTGGCAATCCTGATGGTCAGTCCAATCCGCATTCCAAAATTATAA